One window of the Zea mays cultivar B73 chromosome 3, Zm-B73-REFERENCE-NAM-5.0, whole genome shotgun sequence genome contains the following:
- the LOC100275059 gene encoding uncharacterized protein isoform X3 produces MEKARRRRVPAFGEWNYNYYGSSAELATPAAPAELEARSDVWFKYSPPPRKPPPPPAASRKVRRPAADRSACGGSGKRPRAATPARASDAVVPSSSSVPRTPAKSAAGAARARVVRRVDADLYQVPPPDLLHDEDLPPRRKKASSRSLWMGCFGFSCVPAD; encoded by the exons ATGGAG AAGGCGAGGAGGCGCCGCGTGCCGGCGTTCGGAGAGTGGAACTACAACTACTACGGCAGCAGCGCGGAGCTCGCCACGCCCGCGGCACCGGCGGAGCTGGAGGCCCGCAGCGACGTCTGGTTCAAGTACTCGCCGCCCCCGCGgaagccaccgccgccgccggcggccaGCAGGAAAGTTCGGAGGCCGGCGGCCGACAGGTCCGCATGCGGCGGCAGCGGCAAGCGGCCCCGTGCCGCGACGCCTGCGAGGGCGTCCGACGCCGTGGTCCCATCGTCGTCGTCCGTGCCACGCACGCCGGCGAAGAGCGCGGCCGGCGCTGCCAGGGCGCGCGTGGTGCGCCGCGTCGACGCGGACCTGTACCAGGTGCCCCCGCCGGACCTGCTCCACGACGAGGATCTGCCACCGAGG CGGAAGAAGGCGTCCAGCAGGAGCCTGTGGATGGGTTGCTTCGGCTTCAGTTGCGTTCCGGCTGATTAA
- the LOC100275059 gene encoding uncharacterized protein isoform X1, with translation MEQKARRRRVPAFGEWNYNYYGSSAELATPAAPAELEARSDVWFKYSPPPRKPPPPPAASRKVRRPAADRSACGGSGKRPRAATPARASDAVVPSSSSVPRTPAKSAAGAARARVVRRVDADLYQVPPPDLLHDEDLPPRRKKASSRSLWMGCFGFSCVPAD, from the exons ATGGAG CAGAAGGCGAGGAGGCGCCGCGTGCCGGCGTTCGGAGAGTGGAACTACAACTACTACGGCAGCAGCGCGGAGCTCGCCACGCCCGCGGCACCGGCGGAGCTGGAGGCCCGCAGCGACGTCTGGTTCAAGTACTCGCCGCCCCCGCGgaagccaccgccgccgccggcggccaGCAGGAAAGTTCGGAGGCCGGCGGCCGACAGGTCCGCATGCGGCGGCAGCGGCAAGCGGCCCCGTGCCGCGACGCCTGCGAGGGCGTCCGACGCCGTGGTCCCATCGTCGTCGTCCGTGCCACGCACGCCGGCGAAGAGCGCGGCCGGCGCTGCCAGGGCGCGCGTGGTGCGCCGCGTCGACGCGGACCTGTACCAGGTGCCCCCGCCGGACCTGCTCCACGACGAGGATCTGCCACCGAGG CGGAAGAAGGCGTCCAGCAGGAGCCTGTGGATGGGTTGCTTCGGCTTCAGTTGCGTTCCGGCTGATTAA
- the LOC100275059 gene encoding uncharacterized protein isoform X4 yields the protein MEKARRRRVPAFGEWNYNYYGSSAELATPAAPAELEARSDVWFKYSPPPRKPPPPPAASRKVRRPAADRSACGGSGKRPRAATPARASDAVVPSSSSVPRTPAKSAAGAARARVVRRVDADLYQVPPPDLLHDEDLPPRVAEEGVQQEPVDGLLRLQLRSG from the exons ATGGAG AAGGCGAGGAGGCGCCGCGTGCCGGCGTTCGGAGAGTGGAACTACAACTACTACGGCAGCAGCGCGGAGCTCGCCACGCCCGCGGCACCGGCGGAGCTGGAGGCCCGCAGCGACGTCTGGTTCAAGTACTCGCCGCCCCCGCGgaagccaccgccgccgccggcggccaGCAGGAAAGTTCGGAGGCCGGCGGCCGACAGGTCCGCATGCGGCGGCAGCGGCAAGCGGCCCCGTGCCGCGACGCCTGCGAGGGCGTCCGACGCCGTGGTCCCATCGTCGTCGTCCGTGCCACGCACGCCGGCGAAGAGCGCGGCCGGCGCTGCCAGGGCGCGCGTGGTGCGCCGCGTCGACGCGGACCTGTACCAGGTGCCCCCGCCGGACCTGCTCCACGACGAGGATCTGCCACCGAGGGTAG CGGAAGAAGGCGTCCAGCAGGAGCCTGTGGATGGGTTGCTTCGGCTTCAGTTGCGTTCCGGCTGA
- the LOC100275059 gene encoding uncharacterized protein isoform X2, with the protein MEQKARRRRVPAFGEWNYNYYGSSAELATPAAPAELEARSDVWFKYSPPPRKPPPPPAASRKVRRPAADRSACGGSGKRPRAATPARASDAVVPSSSSVPRTPAKSAAGAARARVVRRVDADLYQVPPPDLLHDEDLPPRVAEEGVQQEPVDGLLRLQLRSG; encoded by the exons ATGGAG CAGAAGGCGAGGAGGCGCCGCGTGCCGGCGTTCGGAGAGTGGAACTACAACTACTACGGCAGCAGCGCGGAGCTCGCCACGCCCGCGGCACCGGCGGAGCTGGAGGCCCGCAGCGACGTCTGGTTCAAGTACTCGCCGCCCCCGCGgaagccaccgccgccgccggcggccaGCAGGAAAGTTCGGAGGCCGGCGGCCGACAGGTCCGCATGCGGCGGCAGCGGCAAGCGGCCCCGTGCCGCGACGCCTGCGAGGGCGTCCGACGCCGTGGTCCCATCGTCGTCGTCCGTGCCACGCACGCCGGCGAAGAGCGCGGCCGGCGCTGCCAGGGCGCGCGTGGTGCGCCGCGTCGACGCGGACCTGTACCAGGTGCCCCCGCCGGACCTGCTCCACGACGAGGATCTGCCACCGAGGGTAG CGGAAGAAGGCGTCCAGCAGGAGCCTGTGGATGGGTTGCTTCGGCTTCAGTTGCGTTCCGGCTGA
- the LOC100275059 gene encoding uncharacterized protein LOC100275059: MLYHACMHAPIPPACVVCVQQKARRRRVPAFGEWNYNYYGSSAELATPAAPAELEARSDVWFKYSPPPRKPPPPPAASRKVRRPAADRSACGGSGKRPRAATPARASDAVVPSSSSVPRTPAKSAAGAARARVVRRVDADLYQVPPPDLLHDEDLPPRRKKASSRSLWMGCFGFSCVPAD, encoded by the exons ATGCTatatcatgcatgcatgcatgcaccgATCCCGCCGGCGTGTGTGGTGTGCGTGCAGCAGAAGGCGAGGAGGCGCCGCGTGCCGGCGTTCGGAGAGTGGAACTACAACTACTACGGCAGCAGCGCGGAGCTCGCCACGCCCGCGGCACCGGCGGAGCTGGAGGCCCGCAGCGACGTCTGGTTCAAGTACTCGCCGCCCCCGCGgaagccaccgccgccgccggcggccaGCAGGAAAGTTCGGAGGCCGGCGGCCGACAGGTCCGCATGCGGCGGCAGCGGCAAGCGGCCCCGTGCCGCGACGCCTGCGAGGGCGTCCGACGCCGTGGTCCCATCGTCGTCGTCCGTGCCACGCACGCCGGCGAAGAGCGCGGCCGGCGCTGCCAGGGCGCGCGTGGTGCGCCGCGTCGACGCGGACCTGTACCAGGTGCCCCCGCCGGACCTGCTCCACGACGAGGATCTGCCACCGAGG CGGAAGAAGGCGTCCAGCAGGAGCCTGTGGATGGGTTGCTTCGGCTTCAGTTGCGTTCCGGCTGATTAA